A window of Kiritimatiellia bacterium genomic DNA:
TCTGCCGCCTTCCATGCAGGCCGGGCCGGGCGGAGACAAGACGGAAAAACCCGAAAAAACAGAATTAAACACGAACTAAACGCCCCGCAGGGGCGTCAAAAGTGTTATGAAGGCAAAAATACTGAAAAACAGGGGCGAGCTGTTCGTTGCCACGCTCGTTCTGCCTTCGCGGTCGGAACATTGCCTGACAACATCCGGGCATAATGTTCCATGCTGGAACAACTTCGTTATAGCCGGAACCGAAGCCAAACCGGTGAAAATGAACGGCCGTGAAATGGTATTAATTTATGAGGATGAAGACGCGCGGTACTGCCGTTTGCGCTGTTTTCATCCGGAAAATCCTGACACCGGCGCCGGCGAACAGGCCCGCGCGGTTTTTACGGCGATGAAAGCAGCGCTGGAAAAAAACGGATTTGCGTTCACCGATACGGTCCGCACCTGGTTCACGCTGGACAACCTGCTGGAATGGTACCCGGACTTCAACCGCGTGCGCACGAAATTCTTCAGCGAGAACGGGATCTTCGCCGGGCTGGTTCCGGCCAGCACGGGCATAGGCGGGGCGAACAAATACGGGGCCGCGTTGGTTGCCGACCTGCTGGCCGTCCGGCCGAAAACAAGCCGGGTAACAATCAAAGCCCTTCCCTCCCCCATGCAGCCGCCGGCCGCGAATTATAAAAGTTCGTTCAGCCGCGCGGTTGAAATGGGATTTGCGACGCACCGTATCCTTTTGATTTCCGGCACGGCAAGCATTGCTCCCGACGGCCAGAGCGCGCACGCCGGCGACGCAGCGCGCCAGATCGCCCTGACCATGCGCGTGGTCCAGGCCTTGTTGCGCTCACGCCGCATGGCCTGGAACGACCTTTTCCGCGGGATCGCCTATTTCAAAGACATGGCCGCCCGCCCGCTCTTTGACCGCTATTGCCGGAAACACGGTCTGCCCGCGTTTTCACTCGCGGTCGCCCAACGCGATATCTGCCGCCGCGAGCTTTTGTTTGAAATTGAACTGGATGCCGTCAAAATAAAATAAGCGGCGGTTATGCCATGAAATCAGTCTGGCTTACGGTGATTTTTGCGTTGTCAATGCTGGCGGAACCGGCCGGGGCGCAGGAAAAAAACAAAATGAAAACATGGCGGAAATTGACGCCCGATGAGGAAGAAGTCATCGTGAAGAAGGGCACCGAAAGGCCCTTCAGCGGGCGTTTCTATGATTTTTATGAGCCCGGCGTCTATGTCTGCCGCCGGTGCGGGGCCGCTCTCTACCGTTCCGCCGATAAGTTCAAGGCAAAGTGCGGCTGGCCGAGTTTTGACGCCGAAATCCCGGGGGCCGTTCTGCGCCGGCCGGATGCGGATGGACAACGCACGGAAATCCTCTGCGCCCACTGCGAAGCTCACTTGGGCCATGTGTTCTCCGGCGAGCGGCTGACGCCCCGCAACACGCGCCACTGCGTGAACTCGCTTTCCATGGATTTCGTGCCCCGGGCCGACCTGGTTAAATATTTTGAACGGGCGATATTTGCCGGCGGTTGTTTCTGGGGAGTGGAATATTACATGGAAGAGTTCCCCGGAGTGGCGCAGACAACCGCCGGGTACACGGGCGGCCGGACGGAGCGCCCCTCCTATGAGGAAGTTTGCGGCCATAAGACCGGCCATGCCGAGGCGGTGGAAGCGCTTTATGATCCCCGGCAAACTTCCTATGAAAAGCTGGCGCGGCTCTTCTTTGAGATTCACGATCCAACCCAGCTGGACCGGCAAGGACCGGATATGGGCGATCAATACCGCTCAAATATTTTCTACGTCAGCGCGGAGCAAAAAAAGACAGCCGAAAAACTTATCGGCGATTTGAAGGAAAAAGGATGGGACGTTGTCACGCGCCTTGACCCGGCGGGGGTATTCTGGCGGGCGGAAGATTATCACCAGCGCTATTATCGGCGCAACGGAATGTTGCCGGGCTGCCACCGGCCCGAACCGCGTTTTGACAAAGGCCCGGAAATTTTGCGCCCATAGCTTTGCGTTGCCGTGTATATGCCGGCCGCAAAAGGCGGAGGCGTCTGGACAACTAACGGAAAATGCGGTAAGAGTAGCCGCGGAGTTGCGGTTGATGACGCATGCATGATTTTCTTAAAAAAATAATCGCCGCGCGGCGGCGCGACATTGCGGAAGCGGAGAAACAAATTCCGCTCGCGGTTCTGCGGAAAGCGGCCAAAGCAAAACAACCGCCCAGGTCGCTCATGGCCCGTTTGCAAACCGCTCCGCAAGGCCGGCCCGCCAATATCATCGCCGAAATGAAACGCGCCAGTCCTTCGGAAGGCGAAATTGCAACGAACCTGAATCCGGCCGCCCTCGCCCGCGAATATGAAGCGGCGGGCGCGGCCGCGATTTCGGTCCTCACGGAACCGCATTATTTCAGGGGCAAAGACTCCGACCTCCGGGAAGCGCGCCGGGCCGTGAAAATCCCCGTCTTGCGAAAGGATTTCACGGTGGCGCCGTGGCAGGTCTACCAGTCGGCCGTTCTGGGAGCGGACGTTATCCTGCTTATCGCCGCCGCGCTGCCCCCGGCTTCATTAAAAGAGCTTTATCGCGCGAGCGAGGAAGCGGGACTGGAGGCGATTATAGAAGTTCACTCCCTGCCGGAGCTGGAAACAGCCCTCCGTTTTCCGCGCGCAATTATCGGCGTCAACAACCGCAACCTGGCGACCTTGAAAACGGATATCGCCGCCGCGGTCAAGCTGGCGGATTCAATTCCGGAATCCCGCGTTGCCATCGCGGAAAGCGGAATCAGAAGCCGGCGCGAAATAACGCTTCTCGCGGAACTGGATTACCGCGGGTTTCTGGTTGGGACTTCGCTTCTTAAATCCAAATCGCCCGGCGCGGCTGTGAAAAAACTGGCCGGCATCTGAATGCGCGGGAAAGCGGGCCGGCTCTTATTTCAGGCGTGTTTTTGCCTCCGGTTTTCCTTTTTCCGGCCCGGTTTCTTTTTTTCCGGAAAAAGATAATCAAGAAAACATCCTAGCACGCGCGCATTCTCGGGCGCCGACATAACCGCATCCGGGTCGGTTTCAATGATCCAGTAACGGTTTGTTTTTTCGCTTGCGATAAAGTCCACACCGAGAACGGCGAGGCCGAACAAGCTGGCCGCTTTCTGGCCGGCGCGCACAAGGTCGGCATCAACGGAGTCCGTTATGTCCTCGGCAATTCCGCCGGCATGATAATTTGCGGCGCGCCGGACCTTAATAATCTGTCCCTCGCGCGGCACGCTGTTGAAGGTAAGACCGTCTGAAGACAACGTCCGGCGGGTTTCATGGTCCATCGGGATGATGCAACCGGTATCGGCCCGGTGATTTTCGGCGTTCTGCAATTGAATCAGTCGCCGGATACAGCTCTTTCCGTCGCCGGTAACGCGCGCCGGCTGGCGGCGGATGGCTGCGGCCAGAAAACCATTGATGAAAATCAGGCGGTGGTTTGCGCCTTCCAGATATTCCTCCAGGATAATATCTTCGCCGTACCGCCGCGCGCGCAAAACCGCCTGCCGCAGTTCGCTGGTGGTCCGGACCGCCGCCGCCAGCCCGCGGCCGCCCCATTCACGGCATGGTTTCACCACGATTGACTTGTATTTCTGGAGAAATTCCTGAGCCTTCTCAAAGCCGGAATATTTTATTTGCTTCGGAACGGGGAAACCGTAACGTCCCAGAAAACGATTGGCGAGATGCTTGTCGCCGGCCAGTTGGAACGAAACCGCCCCCACCCTGTCGGTCAACAGATTGGAGCAACGCACGCTCGCGCCGCCGCGTTTCAGCACAAAAACCGGCGTCTCGCGGTCAATAAAATCAACGCCGATGCCGCGTTTCCGGGCCTCGTTTGCGATCATTCTGCCGTTGCTTGTCTTGGCCTTCATTTTGAAGGGCGATATTGCTGTCCGGAAACTAAAAGTCAAGCATGAAAATGAGCTTGCCGGACGCGCCGGGCCGGCTTATCATTAGAGTTTATGACTTTCCGCACTATAACAATTGTGCAGACCACGGTCGCATCAAAGACACAGGCGCGGAAGCTGGCCCGGCTCATTCTCCAGCATCACCTGGGCGCATGTGTCCAGACCGCGCCGATCGGAAGCGTCTACCGCTGGCGCGGCAAAAACGAAGCGGGCGACGAACTGCTGGTCTCGGTCAAAACAAGGCAAAGCGCCGCCGCCAAACTGGTTGTTTTCATCAAAAAACATCATCCATATGAACTGCCGGAAATTATTGTCCTGAAAGTCAGAGCCGGCCGTGAGTATGCCGGCTGGGTTGACCGGGAGACGCAAGGTTTTTAATCTGCGGTTCGCATGCCATGCGTGGAAAAAAAAACATCCCGCTTGTGCTCACAATCGCCGGATCCGACAGCGGCGGCGGCGCCGGCATTCAGGCGGATTTAAGGACTTTTGCCGATTTCAATGTGGCCGGCGCTTCGGCAATAACCTGTTTGACCGCTCAAAATCCGCATGAAATTTCAGCCGTTCAGCCCGCCTCCCCGGCCATGGTTACCGCGCAGATCAGCGCGGTCTGCGGGTATTTTCCGGTGGCCGGAGTAAAAACCGGCATGCTTTGCAACCGGCGCATAGCGGCGGCGGCGGCCCGGGAAATCAAGCGACGGAAATTTAAATTCATTGTCGTTGACCCGGTCTGCCGCGCCACTTCCGGCCGTCCGCTCCTGACAAAAGACGGTTTCAACCTGCTCTGCACGGAGCTTTTCCCGCGGGCAACGGTCATAACGCCGAATATACCCGAGGCGGAAATGATATTGAACCGGCGGATTTTGACTTACGCGGACCAGCGCGCGGCGGCCCTTGAACTGAGCGGAAAATTCGGGAGCGCGTGCATTATCAAGGGCGGCCATATGCCGGGCGAAGAGATTGCCGACGTCTTTTGCCGGAACAACCGGCTTTATTCATTCTGGTCGCGCCGGATGCATAAAAGTCTCCACGGAAGCGGCTGTATTTATGCCGCGGCCGTTGCGGCCTGCCTGGCGCGCGGACTTGGCCTCAAAAGCGCGGCCAATATCGCCCGGAAATATATTGTCAAGATGATCATGGCCCGGGGACAATAATTTTCATGAGCTGCGGCCAGCCGGTTATGACCGGCCAGCGGCGCGAGGAAATCCGCCGCCGGTCATCCGGGCTCAAACGGCAGGCGCGGCGATCGCCGGCAAAGAGCACCGCCCGGCAGCCGCAGGCCAACGCCGGCCGGACGTCGTTGGCAATGCTGTTGCCGATCATGACCGCCTCCGGCGGCTTGATGCCGCAAGATTTTTCCAGGGCCGCCAGGGCGCGTTGATACAATTCCGGACCCGGCTTGGCCTCGCGATGCTCATAGGACCAGAAACATAACGATGGCTTGAACCATGAACGCCATTTTTCCCCCAGCAGCGCCGTCAGGGCCAGGGGAGTGTAAAACTGGGCGTTGGAAACTATGCCTAATTGCACGCCCGCCGCGGCCAGTGCGCACAGGGTTTCTTCCAGGCCCGGCATGGGCCAGGCCGGATTGATCCGGTTTTCATATTCAACCGCGAGGCGGCTTATCTTCCGGCCGTTCAACGCCGGAAAACGCTTTGCATTCCGGGAAAGGCCGGCCAGCGTTTGTTTCCAGATTGTCCGCACATCCACTTCCGGATATGCAATTCCTTGTTTTTTCAGCCGGTCTTGTTCGCCGGCCAATACCGCATTAAAGCGATTCACGCCCGCAACTGCCGCGGCCGGGTCTATTTCCACCCCCAAACTCCGCAAAGATTCCCGAAAGGCCGCCGGAAGGTCCGGGCAGGAGTAATTATCGGACAAACCATTGGCGCTTGAGGCAAGCATGGTCCCGTAAACATCGCAGAGGACGGCGCGCACGCCGTCCAGCCGCATGAGACACGGGGAGATATCAGCGGCGGCGGCCAGCGGCGCGTTAAA
This region includes:
- a CDS encoding bifunctional methionine sulfoxide reductase B/A protein codes for the protein MLAEPAGAQEKNKMKTWRKLTPDEEEVIVKKGTERPFSGRFYDFYEPGVYVCRRCGAALYRSADKFKAKCGWPSFDAEIPGAVLRRPDADGQRTEILCAHCEAHLGHVFSGERLTPRNTRHCVNSLSMDFVPRADLVKYFERAIFAGGCFWGVEYYMEEFPGVAQTTAGYTGGRTERPSYEEVCGHKTGHAEAVEALYDPRQTSYEKLARLFFEIHDPTQLDRQGPDMGDQYRSNIFYVSAEQKKTAEKLIGDLKEKGWDVVTRLDPAGVFWRAEDYHQRYYRRNGMLPGCHRPEPRFDKGPEILRP
- a CDS encoding HAD hydrolase-like protein; this translates as MNSEEISLIKLIRGFNAPLAAAADISPCLMRLDGVRAVLCDVYGTMLASSANGLSDNYSCPDLPAAFRESLRSLGVEIDPAAAVAGVNRFNAVLAGEQDRLKKQGIAYPEVDVRTIWKQTLAGLSRNAKRFPALNGRKISRLAVEYENRINPAWPMPGLEETLCALAAAGVQLGIVSNAQFYTPLALTALLGEKWRSWFKPSLCFWSYEHREAKPGPELYQRALAALEKSCGIKPPEAVMIGNSIANDVRPALACGCRAVLFAGDRRACRLSPDDRRRISSRRWPVITGWPQLMKIIVPGP
- a CDS encoding divalent-cation tolerance protein CutA, translated to MTFRTITIVQTTVASKTQARKLARLILQHHLGACVQTAPIGSVYRWRGKNEAGDELLVSVKTRQSAAAKLVVFIKKHHPYELPEIIVLKVRAGREYAGWVDRETQGF
- the thiD gene encoding bifunctional hydroxymethylpyrimidine kinase/phosphomethylpyrimidine kinase translates to MRGKKNIPLVLTIAGSDSGGGAGIQADLRTFADFNVAGASAITCLTAQNPHEISAVQPASPAMVTAQISAVCGYFPVAGVKTGMLCNRRIAAAAAREIKRRKFKFIVVDPVCRATSGRPLLTKDGFNLLCTELFPRATVITPNIPEAEMILNRRILTYADQRAAALELSGKFGSACIIKGGHMPGEEIADVFCRNNRLYSFWSRRMHKSLHGSGCIYAAAVAACLARGLGLKSAANIARKYIVKMIMARGQ
- the trpC gene encoding indole-3-glycerol phosphate synthase TrpC → MHDFLKKIIAARRRDIAEAEKQIPLAVLRKAAKAKQPPRSLMARLQTAPQGRPANIIAEMKRASPSEGEIATNLNPAALAREYEAAGAAAISVLTEPHYFRGKDSDLREARRAVKIPVLRKDFTVAPWQVYQSAVLGADVILLIAAALPPASLKELYRASEEAGLEAIIEVHSLPELETALRFPRAIIGVNNRNLATLKTDIAAAVKLADSIPESRVAIAESGIRSRREITLLAELDYRGFLVGTSLLKSKSPGAAVKKLAGI